One Pullulanibacillus sp. KACC 23026 DNA segment encodes these proteins:
- a CDS encoding O-antigen ligase family protein, whose protein sequence is MTLNNDQMLSNTQRGDTWFKNPIAIGILLLIILPPIGVVFFMVMGWITLFNRLRSFKPIPINMVTIFFLAITVSSTVSLITIPNLSTLFYIPVPLMLLGYYGIYLRLFVELGDKWDTYFRSYTIAMIVGGLYIFLFSQFLRLTHLKISAPFDYLTGRALLGTPPTPRLYGSTFNPNFASYLLLMVVGFSFAYLMKEIEKRNILKMSLFITLLILNGVAIFDTGSRSAFIAMLVIVELFIIKFNWKLAGLILLVIIIRFHWFLHLIPRNGMIDLSYNGRLIIWKTSLKIFHMHPIFGVSPAGFSVFYQEIVHKYVPHSHDIFIAFLVEYGIVGEIAFLSLAAIIFSLYFKILFKVNRTNLFLSACFVLTLPIIIFTGILDHPLFSPQIAIPTVILIAFFHRFALKTTQGIS, encoded by the coding sequence ATGACTTTAAATAATGATCAAATGCTTTCAAATACACAAAGAGGAGATACCTGGTTCAAAAATCCAATTGCGATTGGAATTTTGCTGCTGATTATTTTGCCTCCTATTGGTGTTGTCTTTTTTATGGTAATGGGATGGATCACTCTCTTTAATCGATTGAGGTCCTTCAAACCGATTCCCATTAATATGGTTACGATCTTTTTCTTGGCGATCACGGTTTCTTCTACTGTTTCGCTTATTACAATTCCAAATCTAAGTACTCTTTTCTATATACCTGTTCCCTTAATGCTTTTGGGGTATTATGGAATCTATTTGCGCCTATTTGTTGAATTAGGGGATAAATGGGATACTTACTTCCGCTCTTATACCATTGCCATGATTGTCGGCGGATTATACATTTTTCTCTTCAGTCAGTTCTTAAGATTGACTCATTTAAAAATCTCTGCACCGTTCGATTATTTAACAGGGCGGGCACTGCTAGGGACACCCCCTACTCCAAGGTTATATGGATCGACCTTTAACCCTAATTTCGCTTCCTATCTTCTTTTGATGGTCGTGGGCTTCTCTTTTGCCTATTTAATGAAGGAAATAGAGAAGAGAAACATTTTGAAGATGAGTTTATTTATTACGCTTCTGATATTAAACGGCGTCGCCATTTTTGATACGGGATCACGCTCAGCTTTTATTGCAATGCTTGTTATCGTTGAATTATTTATCATCAAATTCAACTGGAAACTAGCTGGTCTTATTTTATTAGTTATTATTATTCGATTCCATTGGTTCCTTCATTTAATACCGAGAAACGGAATGATTGATCTAAGTTACAACGGTCGGCTTATTATCTGGAAGACAAGTCTCAAGATATTCCATATGCATCCTATTTTTGGAGTGTCACCTGCTGGATTCAGCGTCTTTTACCAAGAAATTGTCCATAAATATGTCCCCCATTCTCATGATATTTTTATTGCCTTTCTTGTGGAATATGGAATTGTTGGAGAGATTGCTTTTCTAAGTTTGGCAGCTATCATATTTAGTTTGTACTTCAAAATCCTATTTAAGGTAAATAGAACGAATTTGTTCCTGTCAGCCTGTTTTGTTCTGACACTGCCAATCATTATATTTACAGGGATCTTAGACCATCCTCTGTTCTCACCGCAAATCGCGATCCCGACGGTCATTCTCATTGCCTTCTTCCATCGATTTGCCTTAAAAACGACTCAGGGCATCTCTTAA
- a CDS encoding DUF6359 domain-containing protein: protein MKIGRLLKLLLAIMIAIPFSSLVLIAGNQAQAATTDGAMTVAEALASNANDGSTGTVEGYIVAHATGSKMANFSAAFSNDYNVLIADSPDETDLNKMMDVQLKTASDRSEFGLHTNSDNIGKKIEVTGSFSSYNSFPGILAPSSISFVDDTSTPSNPTSDTLTIAQVRALADDTTATFTGVVTTKSGAFGGKSVYVQDDTGGIYLYQDSNDSVDLTPGDKVTATGTKSTFSNEIELKATDVQKIGTTSVPAPVEVTPTTANQYPGQLVTLSDVKVSDLADVDTYGSFSFNANSGSDKISVYVDDRTGITKDVVKNDDTIDVTGIVAPNGSDFEIKPAGTDAITVVSDAGDGDNPPTDPITPLPNGTGKKVLFDNTHGETAGAADWVPDGGFSDFANGLKADGFTVAELDRPMPIDFSQPAITLDKLEQYDVFVLGEANIPFKASEQEAMKEYVEQGGSIFFIGDHYNSDRNLNRWDSGEVYNGFRRGAFDDPTKGMSTEEANSGAMKDVAPSSDWLSDTFGVRFRGNAIGTVTSGETFAPEADSFGINNGVKSVEMHDGSTLAITDPTKAKGLVYLPKLTEADKSAFAVDQGVYNGGGVDEGPMAAIAKVGEGKAAFIGDSSPVEGGTPKYLREDTGKAKSDYPGFTSEGDDSTFLINLMNWLGEEDDDYTSFQGKIKLDQPTPLLHTATVDETPSKTTEPEKEPWSDPIAGYKWYDPSTFAAGSYGSPKAVQSNPKFSFEHQDTLPNEAPFQIRLDVTDLAAGQNLDNLQVGIYNPDGGAQIAKFKDSDGNWASGYGYSNKFSVTADTAGNAHIDLDVELDPSYTGDARLRLKSNGDAVVTENVTVGNVEVTPLDPYQVPVPAQSSISDARKAASGTLVTVDGVVTTKPGIWGGEGFYLQDATGGIYVYQSTSNYHLGQKVKLSGTVSPYNGELELSNLIDSHDEGDGTIPSPTVVKTVNDDNQGQLLKVQGVTVKNIGTPDSYGTFEFDAVNGDTTTRVRVDSRSGINYTDFTAKYKEDDKLDLTGVGSVFNGAYLLKPRSADDITAASTGTGGSTDNGSGNTGNGGSTDNGNGNSGNGGSTDNGGGNTGNGGSTDNGSGNSGNGGSADNGNGNTGNGGSKDNGSGNTGNGGSADNGNGNSGNGGSTDNGSGSSGNGGSADNGNGNSGSPNKGGSNDNSGTIKSVTVTPGSETAVAVKAGETLKISGTNAQVILPSNLPAGTTVKVEKLDQQSSEVKMANELELAGDVYHFDFAYPNGRLFTGDFTLTLKYDAAHYSADQVGIYYFNETTQKWELLKGTVNASNGTITVHVKHFSTYGVFAKKATSGSSTTSTSKGATNGSSHSSLPVTSTPYPNYVLSGLLLALFGTMALIVRRRSNKKIKA, encoded by the coding sequence TTGAAGATTGGGAGATTATTAAAATTGCTTCTTGCCATCATGATTGCTATTCCGTTTTCCTCGCTTGTCTTGATCGCTGGAAATCAAGCTCAAGCTGCAACGACGGATGGTGCGATGACGGTAGCAGAAGCACTGGCTAGTAATGCAAATGATGGAAGTACCGGGACTGTTGAGGGCTACATAGTTGCTCATGCAACAGGATCCAAAATGGCGAATTTCAGTGCTGCGTTTTCAAATGATTATAACGTCTTAATTGCTGATTCTCCGGATGAAACTGATTTAAACAAGATGATGGATGTTCAATTGAAGACGGCAAGTGATAGGTCTGAATTTGGACTGCATACTAATTCCGATAATATTGGGAAGAAGATTGAGGTAACAGGAAGTTTTAGTTCTTATAATAGCTTTCCAGGTATATTAGCACCATCTTCTATATCATTCGTGGATGACACAAGCACTCCATCCAATCCAACCTCAGATACGTTAACCATTGCTCAGGTGCGTGCCTTAGCAGATGATACGACAGCAACATTTACTGGCGTGGTCACGACAAAATCAGGTGCATTTGGAGGAAAAAGTGTCTACGTACAGGATGATACTGGTGGAATCTATCTCTATCAAGATAGTAATGATTCAGTAGATTTAACTCCTGGAGACAAAGTAACAGCCACAGGGACAAAGTCTACATTCAGTAATGAGATCGAATTGAAAGCAACAGATGTACAAAAAATCGGGACAACCTCTGTTCCGGCTCCAGTAGAAGTCACACCAACAACAGCTAACCAATACCCAGGTCAGCTTGTTACCTTATCCGATGTAAAGGTCAGTGACTTAGCTGATGTCGATACATATGGTTCCTTCTCGTTTAACGCGAATTCGGGATCCGATAAAATCAGTGTATACGTTGATGATCGTACAGGAATAACAAAAGATGTGGTTAAAAACGACGATACAATTGATGTGACAGGAATTGTCGCACCAAATGGTTCTGATTTTGAAATCAAACCTGCTGGAACCGATGCGATTACAGTCGTTTCTGATGCTGGCGATGGAGACAACCCTCCTACTGATCCGATAACTCCTTTACCAAATGGTACAGGCAAAAAGGTCTTGTTTGATAATACGCACGGTGAGACAGCTGGAGCTGCTGATTGGGTTCCAGATGGTGGATTCTCCGATTTTGCGAATGGACTAAAAGCAGATGGCTTTACGGTTGCTGAACTTGACCGACCAATGCCTATCGACTTTAGTCAACCAGCTATTACATTAGATAAATTAGAACAATATGATGTCTTTGTGTTGGGAGAAGCTAATATTCCTTTTAAAGCTTCAGAGCAAGAAGCTATGAAAGAGTATGTTGAACAAGGCGGAAGTATTTTCTTCATTGGTGACCACTATAATTCAGATCGTAACTTAAACCGTTGGGACTCTGGAGAAGTTTATAATGGTTTCAGGCGTGGTGCTTTTGACGATCCGACAAAAGGGATGAGTACAGAAGAAGCCAATTCTGGTGCCATGAAGGACGTCGCGCCAAGCTCTGATTGGTTATCTGATACATTTGGTGTCCGCTTCCGTGGAAATGCGATTGGAACGGTCACTTCGGGTGAAACCTTTGCTCCTGAAGCCGATTCATTTGGCATCAATAATGGAGTAAAGTCTGTTGAAATGCACGATGGTTCAACACTTGCTATAACGGATCCAACTAAGGCAAAGGGCTTGGTGTATTTGCCAAAGTTAACAGAAGCAGATAAATCAGCATTTGCCGTTGATCAAGGGGTATATAATGGCGGGGGTGTTGATGAAGGTCCAATGGCCGCTATCGCTAAAGTTGGTGAAGGGAAAGCCGCATTTATCGGCGATTCATCACCAGTTGAAGGTGGTACACCCAAATACCTTCGTGAAGATACAGGGAAAGCGAAATCAGATTACCCTGGTTTTACTTCTGAAGGTGATGATTCAACTTTCTTAATCAACCTTATGAATTGGTTAGGAGAGGAAGACGATGATTATACAAGTTTTCAAGGGAAAATCAAATTAGATCAACCGACGCCATTGCTGCATACAGCAACCGTTGATGAGACGCCTTCGAAAACAACTGAACCTGAAAAAGAACCATGGTCAGATCCTATTGCTGGCTATAAATGGTATGATCCATCTACCTTCGCTGCAGGCTCATATGGATCACCTAAAGCCGTACAATCAAATCCGAAGTTTTCTTTCGAACACCAAGACACACTGCCAAACGAAGCACCCTTTCAAATTAGATTAGACGTGACAGACTTAGCGGCAGGTCAGAATCTTGATAACCTGCAAGTTGGCATCTATAATCCTGATGGCGGTGCACAAATCGCCAAATTTAAGGATAGTGATGGAAACTGGGCGAGCGGTTATGGCTATTCGAATAAATTTTCTGTGACGGCTGATACAGCAGGAAATGCCCATATTGATTTAGATGTTGAGTTGGACCCAAGCTATACAGGTGATGCAAGATTAAGATTGAAGTCAAATGGTGACGCGGTAGTAACAGAAAATGTGACGGTTGGCAATGTTGAGGTCACACCGCTTGATCCTTATCAAGTGCCAGTACCGGCTCAATCTTCAATATCTGATGCTAGAAAAGCAGCGTCCGGGACATTGGTTACGGTAGACGGCGTTGTAACGACAAAGCCAGGTATTTGGGGCGGTGAAGGTTTCTACCTTCAAGATGCTACAGGTGGAATTTACGTTTATCAAAGTACATCCAACTACCACCTTGGTCAAAAGGTAAAGTTAAGCGGAACGGTTTCTCCTTATAATGGGGAATTAGAGCTTTCGAATTTAATTGATTCCCACGATGAAGGAGACGGAACTATTCCATCACCAACAGTTGTCAAAACAGTAAACGACGATAACCAAGGTCAGTTATTAAAGGTCCAAGGTGTAACGGTTAAGAACATAGGAACACCGGATAGCTATGGAACGTTTGAATTTGATGCAGTAAATGGTGACACAACCACTCGCGTCCGTGTTGACAGTCGTTCGGGCATCAACTATACAGATTTCACTGCTAAGTATAAAGAAGACGACAAGCTGGATCTAACTGGTGTTGGTTCTGTATTTAATGGAGCCTATTTATTAAAACCACGTTCAGCTGATGATATCACAGCAGCTAGTACTGGAACTGGCGGCAGCACGGATAACGGCAGCGGAAACACAGGAAACGGAGGGAGCACGGATAACGGAAATGGCAACTCCGGAAACGGTGGCAGCACGGATAACGGCGGCGGTAACACTGGGAACGGAGGGAGCACCGATAACGGCAGCGGCAACTCTGGAAACGGTGGCAGCGCGGATAACGGAAATGGCAACACTGGGAACGGAGGGAGCAAGGATAACGGCAGCGGCAACACTGGAAACGGAGGCAGCGCGGATAACGGAAATGGCAACTCCGGAAACGGTGGCAGCACGGATAACGGCAGCGGCAGCTCTGGAAACGGAGGCAGTGCGGATAACGGAAATGGCAACTCCGGTAGCCCTAATAAGGGTGGCTCTAATGATAACAGTGGAACCATCAAATCTGTTACGGTTACTCCAGGTAGCGAAACAGCAGTGGCTGTAAAAGCTGGAGAAACCCTAAAAATTAGCGGAACCAATGCCCAAGTTATCTTGCCAAGTAATTTACCAGCGGGGACAACTGTAAAGGTTGAGAAGCTTGATCAGCAGTCTTCAGAGGTAAAAATGGCAAATGAACTTGAACTAGCAGGCGATGTTTATCACTTTGACTTTGCTTACCCAAATGGGAGGCTATTTACGGGTGATTTTACGCTTACCTTAAAGTATGATGCGGCTCACTATTCGGCTGATCAGGTCGGGATTTATTACTTCAATGAAACGACGCAAAAATGGGAGCTTCTAAAGGGAACAGTTAATGCTTCCAATGGAACCATTACCGTACACGTGAAGCACTTCTCCACATACGGAGTTTTTGCGAAAAAGGCAACCTCAGGAAGCTCCACAACTTCTACTAGTAAAGGAGCGACCAATGGGAGTAGCCATTCCTCTTTGCCAGTTACATCAACACCCTATCCTAATTATGTGCTATCAGGCCTTTTGCTTGCCCTATTTGGGACAATGGCATTAATCGTTAGAAGAAGGTCTAACAAGAAAATAAAAGCGTAA
- a CDS encoding YjcZ family sporulation protein: protein MAYCGGGYGYGAGFALIVVLFILLIIVGTAYVY, encoded by the coding sequence ATGGCTTACTGTGGCGGTGGTTATGGCTATGGCGCAGGTTTCGCGCTCATCGTTGTATTGTTTATTCTATTAATTATTGTAGGTACAGCTTACGTATACTAA
- the fsa gene encoding fructose-6-phosphate aldolase, whose protein sequence is MKFFIDTANLDDIKKAYKIGVLSGVTTNPSLVAKEGVKFEDRIEEILNAVPEVESVSAEVTPHAVTAEQMIAEANELIKINGGDSKITIKLPMTLAGLEACRYLTKKGVKTNVTLIFSVNQALLAARAGATYVSPFLGRLDDISEDGVQLVTRIAELFAIHDLDTQIIAASVRHPDHVTRVALAGAHIATIPFKVIEQLSKHPLTDQGIEKFAADWKN, encoded by the coding sequence ATGAAATTTTTTATTGACACAGCAAATTTAGACGATATTAAAAAGGCTTATAAGATTGGTGTTTTATCTGGTGTAACAACCAATCCATCTCTAGTCGCTAAAGAAGGCGTCAAGTTTGAGGATCGTATTGAAGAAATTCTAAATGCTGTTCCTGAGGTGGAGTCTGTTTCAGCTGAAGTCACACCTCATGCTGTTACAGCCGAGCAAATGATTGCTGAAGCTAATGAACTAATTAAAATTAATGGTGGCGATTCTAAAATTACCATCAAGCTTCCAATGACTTTAGCAGGTTTAGAGGCTTGCCGTTACCTCACAAAAAAAGGCGTTAAAACGAATGTTACGCTAATTTTCAGTGTTAACCAAGCTTTATTGGCAGCTCGCGCAGGTGCTACATATGTTTCCCCATTCCTAGGCCGCCTGGATGATATTAGTGAAGATGGCGTTCAACTGGTTACGCGTATAGCTGAATTGTTCGCTATTCACGATTTAGATACACAAATCATTGCGGCTTCTGTTCGTCATCCTGACCATGTTACTCGAGTGGCTTTAGCGGGTGCTCATATTGCCACTATTCCATTTAAAGTCATTGAACAATTATCCAAGCATCCTTTAACCGATCAAGGCATTGAAAAATTTGCCGCTGATTGGAAAAATTAA
- the tkt gene encoding transketolase: protein MAIQTTQDVEKLAVTTIRTLAIDAINAANSGHPGLPMGAAPMAYALWANHMAHNPANPKWFNRDRFVLSAGHGSTLLYSLLHLAGYNVSIDDLKNFRQLDSLTPGHPEFGHTPGVEATTGPLGQGIANAVGMAMAEAHLAAKFNKDGHSVIDHFTYAIVGDGDLMEGISYEAMSMAGHMKLGKLVVLYDSNDISLDGELNVSFSEDIEKRAQSAHWQYLKVEDGNDIGAITKAIEEAKANSDQPTIIEVRTIIGFGSPKVAGTNKAHGAPLGAEEAKATKKAYDWLYEEDFYVPEEVKAHFEQLKAKGVEAEKSWNQAFDAYKQAYPELADQLSKAIDGTVLIEANDILTFDPDKEVSTRVASGKAINHFVKSVPAIFGGSADLSHSTMTEIEGEQIFAVESYAARNVYFGVREHAMGAAANGMAYHGGLKPFVSTFFVFNDYLRPSIRLAALSKLPVTYVFTHDSIAVGEDGPTHEPVEHLAALRAIPGLTVIRPTDANETASAWAYALQQTEGPVVLVLSRQNLPVFNETKANLDKVSKGAYVLSETNSNPDVILIATGSEVALASKAKAELEKDNTSVRLVAMPSWELFNKQSAEYKESVLPASVKNRVAVEMGVSLGWDRYAGAEGKILSIDTFGASGNGGAVMKHFGFTPETIVQLVKNR from the coding sequence ATGGCAATACAAACAACACAAGACGTTGAAAAATTAGCCGTAACAACCATTCGGACATTAGCAATAGATGCGATAAATGCGGCAAACTCTGGTCACCCTGGCCTTCCTATGGGAGCAGCGCCAATGGCTTATGCTCTATGGGCCAACCACATGGCACACAATCCAGCTAACCCGAAATGGTTTAACCGTGACCGCTTTGTTCTATCTGCCGGTCATGGCTCGACATTGCTTTATAGCCTGCTTCACTTAGCTGGTTATAATGTATCGATTGATGATTTGAAAAATTTCCGCCAACTAGACAGCTTGACACCAGGACATCCAGAATTCGGACATACACCAGGTGTTGAAGCGACAACCGGGCCTCTAGGCCAAGGTATTGCCAATGCGGTCGGTATGGCTATGGCAGAAGCTCACCTCGCTGCCAAATTTAACAAAGATGGGCATTCGGTTATTGATCACTTTACTTATGCGATAGTAGGTGATGGGGATCTCATGGAGGGCATCTCTTATGAAGCTATGTCCATGGCCGGTCATATGAAGTTAGGCAAGCTCGTCGTTCTTTATGATTCCAACGATATTTCATTAGATGGAGAACTCAATGTTTCTTTCTCAGAAGATATTGAGAAGAGAGCTCAATCCGCTCATTGGCAGTATTTAAAAGTGGAAGATGGCAATGATATTGGCGCGATCACAAAGGCTATTGAAGAAGCTAAAGCCAACTCAGACCAGCCAACTATTATTGAAGTTAGAACCATAATTGGTTTTGGCAGTCCAAAAGTAGCCGGAACGAATAAAGCACACGGTGCTCCTCTTGGCGCTGAAGAAGCCAAAGCAACCAAGAAAGCTTATGATTGGCTTTACGAAGAGGACTTCTATGTTCCTGAAGAAGTCAAAGCTCATTTTGAACAGTTGAAGGCAAAAGGGGTCGAGGCTGAAAAATCTTGGAATCAAGCCTTTGATGCCTATAAGCAAGCTTACCCAGAATTAGCGGATCAATTAAGCAAAGCGATTGATGGAACGGTTCTTATTGAAGCTAACGACATTTTAACTTTCGATCCTGATAAAGAGGTTTCAACTCGTGTTGCGAGCGGTAAAGCCATTAATCATTTTGTGAAATCAGTTCCAGCTATTTTCGGAGGAAGTGCAGACCTTTCACACTCCACGATGACTGAAATTGAAGGTGAACAAATCTTCGCGGTTGAATCCTATGCAGCACGTAATGTGTATTTCGGTGTTCGTGAGCATGCGATGGGAGCAGCAGCAAATGGAATGGCTTATCATGGCGGCCTTAAGCCTTTTGTCAGCACGTTCTTTGTATTTAATGATTACTTACGTCCTTCCATTCGGTTGGCAGCTTTATCCAAGCTTCCAGTAACCTATGTCTTTACGCATGATTCTATTGCCGTAGGTGAGGATGGACCGACGCATGAGCCAGTTGAACATTTGGCGGCGCTTCGTGCGATTCCTGGATTAACCGTCATTCGACCAACGGATGCTAATGAGACTGCAAGTGCTTGGGCTTACGCTTTGCAACAAACAGAAGGTCCTGTTGTACTCGTATTGAGCCGTCAAAATCTTCCTGTTTTCAATGAAACAAAGGCTAACTTAGATAAGGTTTCTAAAGGAGCTTATGTTTTATCTGAAACGAATTCTAATCCGGATGTTATTTTAATCGCTACAGGCTCTGAAGTTGCCTTAGCATCAAAAGCGAAAGCAGAGCTCGAAAAAGACAATACGTCTGTCCGTTTAGTAGCTATGCCAAGCTGGGAATTATTTAATAAGCAATCCGCGGAGTATAAGGAGTCAGTCCTTCCTGCATCCGTTAAGAATCGCGTGGCGGTTGAAATGGGCGTTTCATTAGGCTGGGATCGATATGCTGGCGCTGAAGGGAAAATCCTTTCTATCGATACGTTTGGGGCTTCCGGAAACGGTGGAGCTGTTATGAAGCATTTTGGCTTTACACCAGAAACGATTGTCCAATTAGTAAAAAATCGTTAA